The genome window GAAGCGGCTCAAAGAGATGTGCCGATCACCGCGAAGAAACTGGCGGAATGGAAGGGCGAGGTGCTGGCAGCCTTCTGGGGAGATGCGGTAGAATTAGACGAGGAAGCCAGCCTGACGTGGATGCGTCAACCTCATTACTACATGGGTCTTTATCCATACACATACGCTGCTGGATTGACGGCATCGACAGCTATGGCGGCGAAAATCCGGGAAGAAGGACAGCCGGCAGTAGATCGTTGGTTGGACGTACTGAAGGCGGGGGGGACACTGAAGCCGCTCGAACTGATGAAGCTGGCTGGATTGGATATGTCGGATCCTCAGCCGATTCGCGATGCAGTGGCCTACGTGGGCAGCTTGGTAACCGAATTGGAGCAATTGTTTGAAGCATAAACAGGAAGAAGTAGAGGGGGAATGGGCTTGTGCAGGCGACAGCCGCACAAGCCTGTCTCTTTCCACCGAGGAGTGCGAGAAGGAAATGAGAGCATTTACCCTGAGGGCAGTATCGGTCATCGCGAGTATTCCGGAGGGAAAAGTCATGACGTACGGGCAGATTGCGGCTTTGGCGGGAAGTCCCAGAGGTGCGCGGCAGGTCGTGCGCATCCTTCATTCCATGAGCAAAAAATACAAGCTGCCCTGGCACCGTGTAATCAACGGGAAGGGCAAAATCGGCTTGCAGGATGAAGTCTCCTATACGGTGCAAAAAATGCAGCTGGAAGCTGAAGGCGTGCAAGTCAGTTGGGATGGGACCATTGACCTTGCGAACTATCAATACATTCCCGAAAAGCTGCCGGATCTGCTCATGGAGGGCATGGAGGGGGAATAGAAAAAGGCTTGCATAAGCAAGCCTTTTTTTCTAATATCCAACTTCTACGGAGGCGATGACCACGTACGCGAGGTCATTCTTATCTTCCTTTTCCGCGATGACAACGCCGCTGCTGGTCAGCATACCGCCTTCGACCACTTCGAAAGTGACCTCCCCATAGGGAAGCTCTGCCCGGACGGTTTCGAGGTCCAGCTTGTCTGAATCAGCTGGCACAGCCAGGCGAACGTTCACTTTCATGTTGTGGATATTGTTTTCCGGGAGCACCATGCGCAAGCCCGGCATCGAGTTGTGGTGAATGGCATTTTGAACCGCGCGGACGGCTGCCTTAGTGACGTTTTGGCCGTGCAGGTCAATGCCCATGCCGATTTCAATAAACATGACTTTTTCCATTATGGGTTCACTCCTATGTATGCCTTCTTTCTCTTCTATTTTAGCATGTTTCTCGATTCACGCAGCCATTATCACGAATCTGCGCAAAAGATAAACGTCAGAAAGGAAGAAAATGATGAGAGCAGCCAAGCCTGTCTTGACCCCGCATGATCCTGATTTTGAATCACGCGTCCGCGAAAGCTTTGAGAGGCAAGGTGCGATGAAATTAATCGGAGCCTCGCTGGAAAAGGTAGCTCCCGGTGAAGTGGAGATCTACTTGCCTTTCCGGGAAGATTTGACGCAGCAGCATGGGTTTGTCCATGCAGGGATCATCACCACCGTCATGGATAATGCGTGCGGGTTTGCCGCTTACAGTCTGATGCCTGCAGATGCTTCCGTCCTCTCGGTAGAATTTAAGGTGAACCTGCTGGCACCAGCCAAAGGGGAGGCTTTTATTGCCAGAGGAGAGGTGATCAAACCAGGCAGGACAATCACCGTTTGTAATGGGGAAGTATA of Brevibacillus choshinensis contains these proteins:
- a CDS encoding Lin0512 family protein, which translates into the protein MEKVMFIEIGMGIDLHGQNVTKAAVRAVQNAIHHNSMPGLRMVLPENNIHNMKVNVRLAVPADSDKLDLETVRAELPYGEVTFEVVEGGMLTSSGVVIAEKEDKNDLAYVVIASVEVGY
- a CDS encoding MGMT family protein, producing the protein MRAFTLRAVSVIASIPEGKVMTYGQIAALAGSPRGARQVVRILHSMSKKYKLPWHRVINGKGKIGLQDEVSYTVQKMQLEAEGVQVSWDGTIDLANYQYIPEKLPDLLMEGMEGE
- a CDS encoding PaaI family thioesterase, with the translated sequence MMRAAKPVLTPHDPDFESRVRESFERQGAMKLIGASLEKVAPGEVEIYLPFREDLTQQHGFVHAGIITTVMDNACGFAAYSLMPADASVLSVEFKVNLLAPAKGEAFIARGEVIKPGRTITVCNGEVYAPGEVNKLIATMTATLIMLQGRTGIPQG